A window from Streptomyces sp. NBC_00271 encodes these proteins:
- the tnpA gene encoding IS200/IS605 family transposase has translation MTGKVRRFSGGVYDLGLHVVWCPKYRRPVLGGRVAERLDELICQKADERGWESIALEVMPDHVHLFVRHDPKSSASYVANQFKGFTSHVLRAEFPHLKSRMPTLWSSSYFAASAGAVSAATVEKYINTQWERPWKKGKEARD, from the coding sequence GTGACCGGAAAGGTTCGCCGGTTTTCCGGCGGCGTGTACGACCTCGGACTCCATGTGGTGTGGTGCCCGAAGTACCGCCGTCCGGTCCTCGGCGGCCGGGTCGCGGAACGTCTGGACGAACTGATCTGCCAGAAGGCGGATGAGCGCGGGTGGGAGAGCATCGCCCTTGAGGTGATGCCCGATCACGTGCACCTGTTCGTCAGACACGACCCGAAGTCGTCGGCCTCGTATGTGGCGAACCAGTTCAAGGGCTTCACCTCCCACGTGCTGCGGGCGGAGTTCCCGCACCTGAAGTCGCGGATGCCCACATTGTGGTCGTCGTCGTACTTCGCCGCCTCGGCCGGCGCGGTGTCGGCGGCCACGGTGGAGAAGTACATCAACACCCAGTGGGAACGCCCCTGGAAGAAGGGCAAGGAGGCGCGAGATTGA
- a CDS encoding 4'-phosphopantetheinyl transferase family protein, producing MTPRPAPPATPAPEPAPGPGAVPAPGAGGGEPVKLWLCPNDGLPPEVALLLATHWLDAQEQKTASRFLFERDRRQYLLAHTLVRRALALEAGLAEAELVIWRSARGRPFLRPAAAGGPRGGSQLDFNLSHAGGYSLLGIVRRHRIGVDVERLEDRDERAITTIVRTFAAPEREWVARAAAGPARDRRALRVWTLKEAYSKARGLGLGLPFDAFAFTLDDERGVRAFTPPADDTARPWRFVELEPVPDVLVAVAVPADEAQDPVLHLGYGFPWSRAALRSFPLPRPVGGHPSALPA from the coding sequence GTGACCCCCCGCCCCGCACCCCCGGCCACCCCCGCCCCCGAACCTGCCCCCGGACCCGGGGCCGTCCCCGCTCCTGGTGCGGGGGGCGGGGAGCCGGTCAAGCTGTGGCTGTGTCCCAACGACGGCCTGCCGCCCGAGGTCGCGCTCCTGCTCGCCACGCACTGGCTGGACGCGCAGGAGCAGAAGACCGCGAGCCGCTTCCTGTTCGAACGCGACCGGCGCCAGTACCTCCTGGCCCACACCCTGGTGCGGCGCGCGCTGGCGCTGGAGGCGGGCCTGGCCGAGGCGGAGCTGGTCATCTGGCGTTCCGCGCGGGGACGGCCCTTCTTGCGGCCCGCCGCCGCGGGAGGGCCGCGCGGCGGCTCCCAGCTGGACTTCAACCTCTCCCACGCGGGCGGCTACAGCCTGCTGGGCATCGTGCGCCGGCACCGTATCGGCGTGGACGTGGAACGGCTGGAGGACCGGGACGAGCGGGCCATCACCACCATCGTGCGCACCTTCGCCGCCCCGGAGCGGGAATGGGTCGCGCGCGCCGCCGCCGGCCCGGCCCGCGACCGGCGCGCGCTGCGCGTGTGGACCCTCAAGGAGGCCTACTCCAAGGCCCGCGGCCTGGGACTCGGGCTGCCCTTCGACGCGTTCGCCTTCACGCTGGACGACGAACGCGGCGTACGCGCCTTCACCCCGCCGGCCGACGACACGGCCCGCCCGTGGCGGTTCGTCGAACTGGAGCCGGTGCCCGACGTGCTGGTCGCCGTCGCCGTCCCCGCCGACGAGGCCCAGGACCCGGTCCTGCACCTCGGCTACGGCTTCCCCTGGAGCCGCGCGGCACTGCGCAGCTTCCCGCTGCCCCGCCCGGTGGGCGGACACCCCTCAGCACTCCCCGCATAA
- a CDS encoding AfsR/SARP family transcriptional regulator encodes MDIDVLGALAVRENGVSITPTAPKPRQVLALLALHADQVVPVAALTEELWGAAPPRSARTTLQTYVLQLRELLAQALGDDRAAAKDVLMTLPGGYLLASGGGSSDVRAFERLAGEGYRAMDQGAFAEAARTLGRALALWTGTAFADVQRGAQLAMEARRLEESRLCALDQRIEADLRLGRHRELLPELTVLTSRYRTHENLHAQFMLALHRSGRRSESLSVYHQLRATLDADLGLEPSPRLRRLQHSIQTAAPEAAPAPAPADGAGPPAPAPARVR; translated from the coding sequence GTGGACATCGACGTACTGGGCGCACTGGCGGTGCGGGAGAACGGGGTGTCCATCACCCCGACCGCGCCGAAACCGCGGCAGGTCCTGGCTCTGCTGGCGCTCCACGCCGACCAGGTGGTGCCGGTCGCGGCCCTCACCGAGGAGCTGTGGGGCGCGGCCCCGCCGCGCAGCGCCCGCACCACGCTGCAGACGTACGTGCTGCAGCTGCGCGAGCTCCTCGCGCAGGCGCTGGGGGACGACCGGGCCGCCGCCAAGGACGTCCTGATGACCCTGCCGGGCGGCTATCTGCTCGCCTCCGGCGGCGGCAGCAGTGACGTGCGCGCCTTCGAGCGGCTCGCGGGGGAGGGCTACCGGGCCATGGACCAGGGCGCCTTCGCCGAGGCGGCCCGCACCCTGGGCCGGGCGCTGGCGCTGTGGACGGGGACCGCGTTCGCCGACGTCCAGAGGGGGGCGCAGCTGGCGATGGAGGCCCGGCGGCTGGAGGAGAGCCGGCTGTGCGCGCTGGACCAGCGCATCGAGGCCGATCTGCGGCTGGGCCGCCACCGCGAACTGCTGCCCGAACTGACCGTGCTGACCAGCCGTTACCGCACCCACGAGAATCTGCACGCGCAGTTCATGCTGGCCCTGCACCGCTCGGGGCGGCGCAGCGAGTCGCTCAGCGTCTACCACCAGCTGCGCGCCACCCTCGATGCGGACCTGGGCCTGGAGCCCTCGCCGCGGCTGCGGCGGCTGCAGCACTCCATCCAGACCGCGGCGCCGGAGGCGGCACCGGCGCCCGCCCCCGCCGACGGCGCGGGCCCGCCCGCACCCGCACCCGCGCGGGTGCGCTGA
- a CDS encoding phosphopantetheine-binding protein, with protein sequence MTSVPQPPAASPTPVADVLAELTAVLAGMMRIEPQTLDAQEPFRLLGLDSMLSVEFVAALNARYGTRIAATALYEHPTPQALARHVAAELGTPRPATPTPTPTPTDTDTDTATVTEADVATATATAVDTDVAEVAVEAVTDTLREQLAGILHCGPGDIDVSAPFAALGLDSILAAEFLAGINRTYGLSEQADLLYDQPDLGAMAAYVSARAAHHTPAPGRFGAAFAVPAGQAGPSPAGPAPGGAQVPPAGVDLDALLDAVRDEVLSIDEAAALLAARSA encoded by the coding sequence ATGACATCCGTCCCTCAGCCGCCCGCGGCCTCGCCGACGCCCGTGGCCGACGTGCTCGCCGAGCTCACCGCGGTGCTGGCGGGCATGATGCGCATCGAGCCGCAGACGCTCGACGCGCAGGAGCCCTTCCGGCTGCTGGGCCTGGACTCGATGCTGTCGGTCGAGTTCGTCGCGGCGCTCAACGCCCGCTACGGCACCCGGATCGCGGCCACCGCACTGTATGAGCACCCGACGCCCCAGGCACTGGCCCGGCACGTCGCGGCCGAACTCGGCACCCCCCGCCCCGCCACACCCACACCCACACCCACACCCACAGACACGGACACGGACACAGCCACAGTCACGGAGGCAGACGTGGCCACGGCCACGGCCACGGCCGTGGATACGGATGTGGCTGAGGTGGCTGTGGAGGCGGTCACCGACACGCTGCGGGAGCAGCTCGCCGGGATCCTGCACTGCGGGCCGGGGGACATCGACGTGAGCGCGCCGTTCGCGGCGCTGGGGCTGGACTCGATCCTGGCCGCGGAGTTCCTGGCCGGCATCAACCGCACCTACGGGCTCAGCGAGCAGGCCGACCTGCTCTACGACCAGCCCGACCTCGGGGCCATGGCGGCGTACGTCAGCGCGCGGGCAGCGCACCACACGCCCGCGCCGGGCCGCTTCGGCGCGGCTTTTGCCGTCCCGGCCGGGCAGGCGGGGCCCTCCCCGGCGGGCCCGGCGCCGGGCGGCGCCCAGGTTCCGCCGGCGGGGGTCGATCTGGACGCGCTGCTCGACGCGGTACGTGACGAGGTGCTCAGCATCGACGAGGCGGCCGCCCTGCTGGCGGCCCGCTCCGCCTGA
- a CDS encoding RNA-guided endonuclease InsQ/TnpB family protein: protein MIRAYKFLMRPTARQTQALSEMLRDHCSLYNGALQERRDAYRHSSKTSIRYGDQSAQLKEIRAFDPERQGRWSFSSQQATLRRLDKAFQAFFRRVKAGQTPGYPRFKGAGHFDTVTFPKDGDGCRWDSTPHDPVTRMRLQGVGHVRVHQHRPVKGRVKTISVKREGRRWYVVLSCDEVPLEPWPVTGSIVGIDMGTVHFFTNSNGVHKDNPRFCASMGEQLATAQRHLDTFPRRTRRRTKKHRAAARKVAKIHAKIRRQRLDHHHKTALALVREHDVIGHEKLNTAGMTKTPASKPDPDNNGAFLPNGAAAKAGLNRSILDAGWGLFLGILAQKAESAARRVIPVNARNTSRECPDCGHTAKENRVIQAKFECVKCGHIGNADHVGALNVLKRAGLVLCAEA from the coding sequence TTGATACGCGCCTACAAGTTCCTCATGAGGCCCACCGCCCGCCAGACCCAGGCTCTGTCCGAGATGCTGCGTGATCACTGCTCGCTCTACAACGGAGCGCTGCAAGAACGCCGGGACGCCTACCGGCACAGCTCGAAGACGAGCATCAGGTACGGGGACCAGTCCGCGCAGCTCAAGGAGATCCGGGCGTTCGACCCGGAGCGCCAGGGCCGCTGGTCGTTCAGCTCTCAGCAGGCGACCTTGCGCCGCCTGGACAAGGCGTTCCAAGCCTTCTTCCGGCGTGTGAAGGCCGGCCAGACACCCGGATACCCGCGCTTCAAAGGCGCCGGGCACTTCGACACAGTGACCTTCCCGAAGGACGGGGACGGCTGCCGCTGGGACTCCACCCCGCACGATCCGGTCACCCGCATGCGGCTGCAAGGCGTCGGCCACGTCCGCGTGCACCAGCACCGGCCTGTCAAAGGCAGGGTCAAGACGATCTCGGTGAAACGGGAAGGCCGCCGCTGGTACGTCGTGCTCTCCTGTGATGAGGTGCCCCTCGAGCCTTGGCCCGTGACCGGCAGCATCGTCGGCATCGACATGGGCACGGTGCACTTCTTCACCAACTCCAACGGCGTGCACAAGGACAACCCGCGCTTCTGCGCCTCGATGGGCGAGCAGCTGGCCACCGCTCAGCGACACCTGGACACCTTCCCCAGGCGCACGAGGCGCCGGACGAAGAAACACCGTGCCGCCGCCCGAAAGGTTGCGAAGATCCACGCGAAGATCCGACGGCAACGGCTCGACCACCACCACAAGACCGCTCTCGCCCTGGTCCGGGAACACGACGTGATCGGCCACGAGAAGCTGAACACAGCGGGCATGACCAAGACGCCCGCATCCAAGCCCGACCCCGACAACAACGGCGCGTTCCTCCCCAACGGTGCCGCCGCCAAGGCCGGGCTCAACCGCAGCATCCTGGATGCGGGTTGGGGCCTCTTCCTGGGAATCCTGGCGCAGAAGGCTGAGAGTGCCGCTCGCCGCGTGATCCCGGTGAACGCCCGCAACACCTCCCGCGAGTGCCCCGACTGCGGACACACCGCGAAGGAGAACCGCGTCATCCAGGCAAAGTTCGAGTGCGTGAAGTGCGGCCACATCGGCAACGCCGACCACGTCGGCGCGCTCAACGTCCTCAAGAGGGCCGGGCTGGTCCTCTGCGCGGAGGCTTAG
- a CDS encoding ANL family adenylate-forming protein has protein sequence MPILRYLESPLDDLLRRAAARDANAPAVTVAGAGVSFAALDREADRVAHYVRRAAGRAGAVVAAATTLDAVFPAVYYGTVRSGHPLALLDPLMGPAALYEVCSAAGAEIAFVPAALAGLLAGLGDRLPLLHTVVLTDTPADTAADTPAGAGRGVPLARALASVPAGVPARTPAPGVDAVACLQFAPDGAGRLNGVRLTHRNLLAGAAQTALAHRLGPSSVVLNHLPQYHAVHLNSAVHAGARQVLCPGPDPFGALEAAARAGATHFYAPPARLHRLAGDPRLGAAGARTGARRLSALHVSGGALEPDRARRLRDALRVPVLQGYGLTEVCTLSHHQPPGSRPGLGAVGVPLPGTECRVVLPGGARPAPVWSTGEVQIRGPQLSPTAPAGAVPDADGWLSTGDTGYLDADGGLHLVDASGSVFACDDALVAPAVVERVIGQDPRVADCIVADWPDPARGALVWAGVVLRERPPGDGRGLLDILDSVAEQANARLGPGEQIRRLEALDAVPRRPGGRPARRELRRRLHALAAVEAAA, from the coding sequence GTGCCCATCCTCAGGTATCTGGAGAGCCCGCTGGACGACCTGCTGCGGCGGGCCGCGGCCCGTGACGCAAACGCCCCGGCCGTCACCGTGGCAGGGGCAGGGGTGTCGTTCGCGGCCCTGGACCGGGAGGCGGACCGGGTCGCCCACTACGTGCGGCGCGCCGCGGGCCGGGCCGGCGCGGTCGTCGCCGCGGCCACCACCCTCGATGCGGTCTTCCCCGCCGTGTACTACGGCACCGTCCGCAGCGGCCACCCGCTCGCCCTGCTCGACCCGCTGATGGGGCCGGCCGCCCTGTACGAGGTGTGCTCGGCGGCCGGGGCCGAGATCGCCTTCGTACCCGCCGCGCTGGCCGGGCTGCTCGCCGGGCTCGGCGACCGGCTGCCCCTGCTGCACACCGTCGTCCTCACGGACACCCCGGCGGACACGGCAGCAGACACACCGGCGGGTGCGGGCCGGGGTGTGCCGCTGGCGCGGGCGCTGGCGTCGGTGCCCGCCGGCGTGCCCGCACGGACACCGGCGCCGGGCGTGGACGCGGTGGCGTGCCTGCAGTTCGCCCCGGACGGTGCGGGCCGGCTGAACGGGGTGCGGCTGACACACCGCAACCTCCTCGCGGGCGCCGCCCAGACCGCCCTCGCCCACCGCCTGGGCCCCTCCTCCGTCGTCCTCAACCACCTGCCGCAGTACCACGCCGTGCACCTCAACTCGGCCGTCCACGCCGGGGCCCGGCAGGTGCTGTGCCCCGGCCCGGATCCCTTCGGGGCGCTGGAAGCAGCCGCGCGGGCCGGGGCCACCCACTTCTACGCCCCGCCCGCCCGGCTGCACCGCCTCGCCGGCGACCCCCGGCTGGGCGCGGCCGGTGCCCGGACCGGCGCCCGCCGGCTGAGCGCCCTGCACGTCAGCGGCGGCGCGCTGGAACCCGACCGCGCCCGCCGGCTGCGCGACGCGCTGCGCGTGCCGGTCCTGCAGGGCTACGGCCTCACCGAGGTGTGCACCCTCTCCCACCACCAGCCGCCCGGCTCGCGGCCCGGTCTCGGCGCGGTCGGGGTCCCGCTGCCGGGCACCGAGTGCCGGGTCGTCCTGCCGGGCGGCGCTCGGCCCGCGCCGGTGTGGTCGACCGGCGAAGTGCAGATCCGCGGGCCCCAGCTGAGCCCCACCGCCCCGGCCGGGGCGGTGCCGGACGCGGACGGCTGGCTGTCCACCGGCGACACGGGCTATCTCGACGCGGACGGCGGACTGCACCTGGTCGACGCGTCCGGGTCGGTGTTCGCCTGCGACGACGCCCTGGTCGCCCCGGCCGTGGTGGAACGGGTCATCGGCCAGGACCCGCGGGTGGCCGACTGCATCGTCGCGGACTGGCCCGACCCGGCACGCGGCGCCCTGGTCTGGGCCGGCGTGGTCCTGCGCGAGCGGCCCCCCGGCGACGGCCGCGGCCTGCTCGACATCCTCGACTCGGTCGCCGAACAGGCCAACGCCCGGCTCGGCCCCGGCGAGCAGATCCGCCGCCTGGAGGCCCTCGACGCCGTCCCCCGCCGGCCGGGCGGCCGGCCCGCCCGCCGTGAACTGCGCCGCCGGCTGCACGCCCTGGCCGCCGTGGAGGCCGCCGCCTGA
- a CDS encoding response regulator transcription factor, producing MDERHATLRVLPAPAPGPGPDEAAGPAPAPRPGAPAAVRVHVIGEDPLARRGITALLEGHPGIRVTGESEPGPPLLRALAARPPHVLVAHGTLGGGQLAAPAFGGGDLPLLTLGGPGRTDAAGRAAGGHLPATATAGQLASAVVLAAAGYTLVHGPTPPPPGPRPAAGPLAPISPVSPDRLTDRECQVLDLLARGLSNGEIARALTLSEHTVKTHVQNLLHKLRLRNRVHAAIYAFESGLRAPAAPLRPAASAADAPFD from the coding sequence ATGGACGAGCGGCACGCCACACTCCGCGTGCTCCCCGCACCGGCCCCCGGCCCCGGCCCTGATGAGGCGGCCGGCCCGGCCCCGGCCCCCCGCCCGGGCGCGCCGGCCGCCGTGCGCGTGCACGTGATCGGTGAGGACCCGCTCGCCCGCCGCGGCATCACCGCCCTCCTCGAGGGCCACCCCGGCATCCGCGTTACCGGCGAGAGCGAACCGGGACCGCCGCTGCTGCGCGCGCTGGCCGCCCGGCCCCCGCACGTCCTGGTCGCCCACGGCACGCTGGGCGGCGGACAGCTTGCCGCGCCGGCCTTCGGCGGCGGGGACCTGCCGCTGCTGACCCTCGGCGGCCCGGGCCGCACCGACGCCGCAGGCCGGGCGGCCGGCGGCCATCTGCCGGCCACCGCCACCGCCGGGCAGCTGGCCTCCGCGGTCGTCCTGGCCGCTGCCGGATACACCCTGGTGCACGGCCCCACCCCGCCCCCGCCCGGGCCCCGCCCGGCCGCCGGGCCCCTGGCGCCTATCTCGCCCGTCAGCCCCGACCGGCTCACCGACCGCGAGTGCCAGGTCCTGGATCTGCTGGCCCGCGGCCTGTCCAACGGGGAGATAGCCAGGGCGCTGACCCTGTCCGAGCACACCGTGAAGACCCACGTGCAGAACCTGCTGCACAAGCTGCGGCTGCGCAACCGCGTCCACGCCGCGATCTACGCCTTCGAATCCGGCCTGCGCGCCCCGGCCGCCCCTCTGCGCCCGGCCGCCTCCGCGGCCGACGCCCCCTTCGACTGA
- a CDS encoding beta-ketoacyl [acyl carrier protein] synthase domain-containing protein — MDTREILTRFKGGTLRREHAVALLAGTSPAVAPPVVALPVVALPVAADREPPPVPVPGPVPGTGVGVGDGAGVPCAVVGIQGRFPQAGDLEAFWRNGLQGRIAEAALPGGRRSACAGWRGHFLDGVEEFDPDLFGLGAREAAGLDLQERLLAQSAWQTLESAGYAGARLERLTAPDGTARSVGVYAALGPAGGALPPAGHRHTAPPASRPGPAARLSRLLDLRGPSLSVDSGDSSFLTALHLALGALRAGECAAALVGAVELRLHPACQRPGAGEGVAAVLLKPLAAARADGDRVHAVIRSSAVGHPGRAAPGPQHGRLVGRALAAAGLRPPDTGPQAPESGPQGPDSGAQSEVPDAGLEAVGVALEESSRTVAALVGDAGAVTGAAALVRAVGQLRHAVLLAGPDRPAPAAWEPARRDDGTVLPRRALVSVPGPAAPAAPAVPVDPTDAVDAAGPADAGDAADAADGVEGVEGTDGVDVGVVLVVEEAPAVPRAPARTGPPPGTRPAELVLLSAATPAHLAATAGRLAARLSDGGGRDGAPAAPDLAALAHELRLGRAVLRCRLAVTVRTVAELTDALAGFAAHPGPGTGPAGVRSADLRGAAGPPLIEGLEETRAYVAALWQGGRLEQLTRLWLAGADVCAVLPAHPGPAAVELPATVLRPRPLEPGPGTDGAPQ; from the coding sequence ATGGACACCCGGGAGATCCTGACGCGGTTCAAGGGCGGCACCCTGCGGCGTGAGCACGCCGTGGCCCTGCTGGCCGGCACGTCGCCGGCCGTGGCCCCGCCGGTCGTGGCCCTGCCGGTCGTGGCCCTGCCGGTGGCGGCGGACCGTGAGCCGCCGCCCGTCCCCGTCCCCGGCCCTGTTCCCGGTACCGGTGTTGGTGTCGGCGACGGGGCCGGTGTGCCGTGTGCGGTCGTGGGGATCCAGGGCCGTTTCCCGCAGGCGGGGGATCTGGAGGCGTTCTGGCGCAACGGGCTGCAGGGGCGGATCGCCGAGGCCGCGCTCCCGGGCGGGCGCCGGTCGGCGTGTGCGGGCTGGCGGGGGCATTTCCTGGACGGTGTGGAGGAGTTCGACCCGGACCTGTTCGGGCTCGGTGCCCGGGAGGCGGCGGGGCTGGACCTGCAAGAGCGGCTGCTGGCGCAGAGCGCGTGGCAGACGCTGGAGAGCGCCGGATACGCCGGAGCGCGTCTGGAGCGGCTCACCGCTCCCGACGGCACGGCGCGCAGCGTGGGGGTGTATGCCGCGCTCGGCCCGGCCGGCGGTGCGCTGCCGCCCGCCGGGCACCGGCACACCGCCCCTCCGGCTTCCCGGCCCGGGCCGGCCGCGCGGCTGTCGCGGCTGCTCGACCTGCGCGGGCCCAGTCTGAGCGTGGACAGCGGTGACTCCTCCTTCCTGACCGCGCTGCACCTCGCGCTCGGTGCGCTGCGCGCGGGCGAGTGCGCCGCGGCGCTGGTCGGCGCGGTCGAGCTGCGCCTGCATCCGGCGTGCCAGCGGCCCGGCGCCGGTGAGGGGGTGGCGGCCGTGCTGCTCAAGCCGCTGGCCGCGGCCCGTGCCGACGGCGACCGCGTGCACGCCGTGATCCGCTCCAGCGCGGTCGGCCACCCGGGCCGCGCCGCCCCCGGCCCGCAGCACGGCCGGCTGGTCGGCCGGGCGCTGGCCGCGGCCGGCCTGCGGCCCCCGGACACGGGCCCGCAGGCTCCGGAGTCCGGCCCGCAAGGCCCGGACTCCGGCGCGCAGTCGGAGGTGCCGGACGCCGGCCTGGAGGCTGTGGGGGTCGCTCTGGAGGAGAGTTCCCGGACGGTGGCGGCGCTGGTGGGTGATGCCGGGGCGGTGACCGGGGCGGCGGCCCTGGTCCGCGCCGTGGGGCAGCTGCGCCATGCCGTGCTGCTGGCCGGCCCGGACCGCCCCGCGCCCGCCGCCTGGGAGCCGGCCCGCCGCGACGACGGCACCGTGCTGCCCCGCAGGGCGCTGGTCAGCGTGCCGGGACCCGCAGCCCCCGCAGCCCCCGCAGTTCCCGTAGACCCCACGGACGCCGTAGACGCCGCAGGCCCCGCAGACGCAGGGGATGCGGCAGACGCTGCGGACGGCGTGGAGGGCGTCGAGGGCACGGACGGTGTGGATGTGGGTGTGGTGCTGGTCGTGGAGGAGGCGCCCGCCGTCCCCCGCGCCCCGGCCCGCACGGGCCCGCCGCCGGGCACGCGTCCCGCAGAACTGGTGCTGCTGTCCGCCGCGACGCCCGCGCACCTGGCGGCCACCGCCGGCCGGCTCGCGGCCCGCCTGTCCGACGGCGGCGGCCGGGACGGCGCCCCGGCGGCCCCGGATCTCGCCGCACTCGCGCACGAACTGCGCCTGGGGCGGGCGGTGTTGCGCTGCCGTCTGGCGGTGACCGTCCGCACGGTCGCCGAACTGACCGACGCGCTGGCCGGCTTCGCCGCGCACCCCGGCCCGGGCACGGGCCCGGCGGGCGTGCGCAGCGCCGACCTGCGCGGCGCCGCGGGCCCGCCGCTGATCGAGGGACTCGAGGAGACCCGCGCCTATGTGGCCGCCCTGTGGCAGGGCGGCCGCCTGGAGCAGCTGACACGGCTGTGGCTGGCCGGGGCCGACGTCTGCGCCGTACTGCCCGCGCATCCCGGCCCGGCCGCCGTCGAGCTGCCCGCCACCGTGCTGCGGCCCCGCCCGCTGGAGCCCGGCCCCGGCACGGACGGAGCACCGCAGTGA
- a CDS encoding acyl-CoA carboxylase subunit beta encodes MALTTAPARTQGPAPTPAQGPAPADIRGRVAELHAIREAALRGPSEKATEAQHAKGKLTARERIALLLDEGSFQEVEQLRRHRATGFGLEARKPYTDGVVTGWGTVEGRTVFVYAHDFRIFGGALGEAHATKIHKIMDMAIAAGAPLVSLNDGAGARIQEGVSALAGYGGIFQRNTKASGVIPQISVMLGPCAGGAAYSPALTDFVFMVRETSQMFITGPDVVKAVTGEEITQNGLGGADVHAETSGVAHFAYDDEETCLAEVRYLLSMLPQNNRENPPHTTPHDPPGRRGESLLDLVPADGNRPYDMAKVIEEIVDDGDCLEVHERWARNIICALARLDGQVVGIVANQPQTLAGVLDIEASEKAARFVQMCDAFNIPIVTLLDVPGFLPGVDQEHGGIIRHGAKLLYAYCNATVPRISLILRKAYGGAYIVMDSQSIGADLTYAWPTNEIAVMGAAGAAGVIFRRQIAQAADPEAMRARMVKEYKAELMHPYYAAERGLVDDVIDPAATREVLIRSLAMLHAKHADLPSRKHGNPPQ; translated from the coding sequence ATGGCATTGACCACCGCCCCCGCCCGTACCCAGGGCCCCGCCCCCACCCCCGCCCAGGGCCCGGCCCCGGCCGACATCCGCGGGCGCGTGGCCGAACTGCACGCGATCCGCGAGGCGGCGCTGCGAGGACCCAGCGAGAAGGCGACCGAGGCGCAGCACGCCAAGGGCAAGCTGACCGCCCGGGAGCGCATCGCCCTGCTGCTGGACGAAGGCAGCTTCCAGGAGGTCGAGCAGTTGCGCCGGCACCGGGCGACCGGGTTCGGCCTGGAGGCCAGGAAGCCGTACACCGACGGTGTCGTCACCGGCTGGGGCACGGTGGAGGGCCGTACGGTCTTCGTCTACGCGCACGACTTCCGTATCTTCGGCGGTGCGCTGGGCGAGGCGCACGCCACGAAGATCCACAAGATCATGGACATGGCCATCGCGGCCGGCGCGCCGCTGGTCTCCCTCAACGACGGTGCGGGCGCCCGCATCCAGGAGGGCGTGAGTGCGCTCGCCGGCTACGGCGGCATCTTCCAGCGCAACACGAAGGCGTCGGGCGTCATCCCGCAGATCTCGGTGATGCTCGGCCCGTGCGCGGGCGGCGCCGCCTACAGTCCCGCGCTGACGGACTTCGTGTTCATGGTCCGCGAGACCTCGCAGATGTTCATCACCGGCCCCGACGTCGTCAAGGCGGTCACCGGCGAGGAGATCACCCAGAACGGGCTCGGCGGCGCCGACGTCCACGCGGAGACCTCCGGCGTGGCGCACTTCGCCTACGACGACGAGGAGACCTGCCTCGCCGAGGTCCGCTACCTCCTGTCGATGCTCCCGCAGAACAACCGCGAGAACCCCCCGCACACCACCCCCCACGACCCGCCCGGACGGCGCGGCGAGTCCCTCCTGGACCTGGTCCCCGCGGACGGCAACCGCCCCTACGACATGGCGAAGGTCATCGAGGAGATCGTCGACGACGGCGACTGCCTGGAGGTCCACGAACGCTGGGCCCGCAACATCATCTGCGCGCTGGCCCGCCTGGACGGCCAGGTGGTGGGCATCGTCGCCAACCAGCCGCAGACCCTGGCCGGCGTGCTGGACATCGAGGCCTCCGAGAAGGCCGCCCGGTTCGTGCAGATGTGCGACGCCTTCAACATCCCGATCGTCACCCTGCTGGACGTGCCCGGATTCCTGCCCGGGGTCGACCAGGAGCACGGCGGGATCATCCGGCACGGCGCCAAACTGCTGTACGCGTACTGCAACGCGACCGTGCCGCGGATCTCGCTCATCCTGCGCAAGGCCTACGGCGGCGCCTACATCGTCATGGACTCCCAGTCCATCGGCGCCGACCTCACCTACGCCTGGCCCACCAACGAGATCGCCGTGATGGGCGCGGCAGGCGCGGCAGGCGTCATCTTCCGCCGGCAGATCGCCCAGGCCGCCGACCCCGAGGCCATGCGCGCCCGCATGGTCAAGGAGTACAAGGCCGAACTCATGCACCCCTACTACGCCGCCGAACGCGGCCTGGTCGACGACGTCATCGACCCCGCCGCCACCCGCGAGGTCCTCATCCGCTCCCTGGCCATGCTGCACGCCAAACACGCCGACCTGCCCTCCCGCAAACACGGCAACCCCCCGCAGTAA